In a genomic window of Gossypium arboreum isolate Shixiya-1 chromosome 9, ASM2569848v2, whole genome shotgun sequence:
- the LOC108456964 gene encoding probable mitochondrial-processing peptidase subunit beta, mitochondrial — MATKQLLSLARRSRKPSYSFTAARSSSSAASPLAAAESKEISPPPPTAMIYDRLALAVKSKLQKLENPDPRFLKYGSPHPTLTSHTHILSSPETKITTLPNGLRVATESTLSSRTATVGVWIDAGSRFETEETNGTAHFLEHMIFKGTEKRSARELEEEIENMGGHLNAYTSREQTTYYAKVMDKDVFKALDILADILQNSKFEEHRISRERDVILREMEEVEGQTEEVIFDHLHSTAFQYTPLGRTILGPADNIRTITKEHLQNYIQTHYTAPRMVIAASGAVKHEEIVDQVKKLFTKLSSDPTTGSQLVMNEPATFTGSEVRMINDDVPLAQFAVAFEGASWTDPDSIALMVMQAMLGSWSKNAGGGKHMGSELVQRVGINEIAESMMAFNTNYKDTGLFGVYAVAKPDCLDDLAYAIMYETTKLAYRVSEADVIRARNQLKSSLMLHIDGTSPVAEDIGRQLLTYGRRIPFAELFARIDAVDPTTVKRVANRFIYDRDIAIAAMGPIQDLRDYNWFRRRTYWNRY; from the exons ATGGCGACCAAGCAGCTGCTTTCTCTTGCTCGCCGGTCCCGCAAGCCATCATATTCTTTCACCGCCGCTAGATCATCTTCTTCGGCCGCCTCTCCACTCGCCGCCGCCGAATCTAAAGAAATCTCCCCTCCTCCACCAACCGCCATGATCTACGATCGATTAGCCCTCGCCGTTAAATCAAAGCTCCAAAAGCTCGAAAACCCAGATCCTCGTTTCCTCAAATACGGTTCCCCTCACCCAACCCTAACATCCCACACCCACATCTTATCTTCCCCCGAAACCAAAATCACAACTTTGCCCAATGGCCTTCGTGTGGCAACCGAATCTACCCTGTCTTCCCGCACAGCCACGGTTGGGGTCTGGATCGATGCAGGATCGAGATTTGAGACCGAGGAGACGAATGGGACAGCGCATTTCTTGGAACATATGATATTTAAAGGGACAGAGAAGAGGTCTGCGAGGGAACTGGAGGAAGAGATTGAGAATATGGGAGGCCATTTGAATGCTTATACTTCCAGGGAACAGACGACTTATTACGCTAAAGTTATGGACAAAGATGTCTTTAAAGCGTTGGATATATTGGCCGATATTTTGCAGAATTCGAAGTTTGAGGAACACAGAATTAGTAGGGAAAGGGATGTGATTCTAAGGGAAATGGAAGAG GTTGAGGGTCAAACGGAGGAGGTTATTTTTGACCATTTGCATTCAACTGCATTCCAGTACACTCCTCTTGGTAGAACTATTCTCGGACCTGCTGATAATATTAGGACGATCACCAAAGAGCATCTGCAAAACTATATTCAGACACACTATACTGCTCCTAGAATG GTCATTGCTGCATCCGGTGCTGTTAAGCATGAGGAAATTGTTGACCAAGTGAAGAAGTTGTTTACCAAGTTATCGTCTGATCCAACCACTGGTTCTCAGTTAGTTATGAACGAACCAGCAACTTTTACTGGTTCTGAG GTTAGAATGATCAATGATGATGTTCCTCTGGCGCAATTTGCTGTTGCTTTTGAGGGAGCTTCTTGGACAGATCCAGATTCCATTGCGCTCATGGTTATGCAGGCAATGTTGGGTTCGTGGAGCAAAAATGCTGGGGGTGGAAAACACATGGG CTCTGAGCTGGTACAAAGAGTCGGCATTAATGAAATTGCAGAAAGCATGATGGCTTTCAACACCAACTATAAAGATACTGGTCTTTTCGGTGTCTATGCTGTTGCCAAG CCTGATTGTTTGGATGATTTGGCTTATGCTATTATGTACGAGACAACCAAGCTAGCCTATCGTGTTTCGGAAGCTGATGTCATTCGTGCTCGTAATCAG TTAAAGTCATCCTTGATGCTTCACATAGATGGAACCAGTCCTGTAGCTGAAGACATTGGACGCCAG CTACTTACATACGGTCGGAGAATCCCATTTGCTGAATTATTTGCTAGGATCGACGCTGTTGACCCCACCACTGTTAAACGTGTGGCAAACCGATTTATTTATGACAGG GATATCGCCATTGCTGCCATGGGTCCTATCCAAGATTTGCGTGACTACAACTGGTTCAGACGCCGTACTTACTGGAACCGGTATTAG
- the LOC108454876 gene encoding microtubule-destabilizing protein 60, whose amino-acid sequence MEVAKISKQRTPVKDPESCSRSKTQKISKLSENSDPNISNTSSPLTKSSKSQKCSSKNPVVLYSPRNKLRERKFVVAKKKKERSDSNPTAVIDCKCKDNNFGGNSKKCLCVAYENLRASQEEFIKKKTETEAETQEEADLIENLREGYGSDDNQEIDDEIEISSQAGSSTIKRRRDKLMEEARNSVPDSGKVMHLVKAFEKLLSIPKKEEPEKEDDEEEKPKEDQKTKPMKWGLPGLEPPKVTTETRDSFLPSEFVLTAESLGLDRRFSVSSSWDSQRSASSRESNGGGRDRRNSSESTGRIGWRRWKKQLKPTSQKPFKLRTEQRGKMKEEEFVKKIQEMMVEEEKQRIPIAQGLPWTTDEPEVPIKPPVKENTIPVDLRLHSDVRAVERAEFDHQVAEKMSLIEQYKMERMRQQKMEEEEEIKKLRKELIPKAQPMPYFDRPFVPKRSTKNPTIPKEPKFHISQHKKIKCCISWSDMSSYTFQGNEVRDI is encoded by the exons atggAGGTTGCTAAGATTTCAAAACAGAGGACTCCTGTGAAAGACCCAGAAAGTTGTTCTCGATCAAAAACCCAAAAGATTTCTAAACTTTCCGAGAATTCAGATCCCAACATCTCTAATACAAGTTCTCCATTAACGAAATCTTCAAAATCCCAGAAATGTTCTTCTAAGAACCCAGTTGTATTATATTCACCAAGAAACAAGCTCAGGGAAAGAAAGTTCGTGGTAgccaagaagaagaaagaaaggtcCGATTCGAATCCAACGGCCGTGATAGATTGCAAATGTAAAGACAACAACTTTGGTGGGAATTCAAAGAAGTGTTTGTGTGTTGCTTATGAGAATCTAAGAGCATCCCAAGAAGAGTTCATTAAGAAAAAAACTGAAACTGAAGCAGAGACACAAGAAGAGGCTGATCTGATTGAGAATCTTAGAGAAGGGTATGGATCAGATGATAATCAAGAGATTGATGATGAAATCGAGATCTCAAGCCAAGCAGGTAGTTCTACAATCAAGAGAAGGAGGGATAAGTTGATGGAAGAAGCAAGGAATAGTGTACCTGATTCTGGGAAAGTTATGCATTTGGTTAAGGCCTTTGAAAAGCTTCTTTCGATACCTAAAAAAGAAGAACCAGAGAAGGAAGACGATGAGGAAGAGAAGCCAAAAGAAGATCAAAAGACGAAGCCAATGAAGTGGGGATTACCTGGATTAGAGCCACCAAAGGTGACTACTGAGACTAGGGATTCGTTCCTTCCATCGGAGTTTGTTTTGACTGCTGAGAGCCTTGGTTTGGATCGGCGTTTCTCGGTTTCTTCTTCGTGGGATAGCCAAAGAAG TGCTTCAAGCAGGGAGTCTAATGGGGGTGGAAGAGACCGAAGAAAT AGCTCTGAATCTACTGGGAGAATTGGTTGGAGGAGATGGAAAAAGCAGCTCAAACCTACTTCTCAGAAGCCATTCAAGCTAAGAACTGAG CAAAGAGGAAAAATGAAGGAAGAAGAATTCGTGAAAAAGATCCAAGAAATGATGGTGGAAGAAGAGAAGCAACGGATCCCCATTGCTCAAGGCCTCCCATGGACAACTGATGAACCGGAG GTTCCCATCAAACCTCCTGTTAAAGAGAACACAATACCAGTAGACCTGAGACTACACAGTGATGTGCGAGCAGTGGAGCGTGCTGAGTTTGATCATCAG GTAGCTGAGAAGATGAGTCTAATAGAGCAATATAAAATGGAAAGGATGAGACAgcaaaag atggaagaagaagaagagataaAGAAGCTGAGAAAAGAGCTCATTCCAAAAGCACAGCCTATGCCCTACTTTGACAGGCCATTTGTTCCCAAAAG gtcAACAAAGAATCCAACAATACCAAAGGAGCCAAAGTTCCACATTTCACAACATAAGAAGATAAAATGCTGCATATCATGGAGTGACATGAGTTCATACACTTTCCAAGGCAATGAAGTGAGAGATATATAG
- the LOC108455873 gene encoding pentatricopeptide repeat-containing protein At1g63330-like, with amino-acid sequence MGKLYSSLFLRSIVNVRSNLSPFSSSLNTIVTHIQALRKKSTSSRGNVDDALTKFNMMVVKYPKPSIVEFTKLLASIVRSKRYAIVVPMCSQMELLGVPHNVYSLSILINCFCQLGQVELGLSVLGKMLKLNVEPDVVTFSTLINGLCKQMKISQAVSLFDEMTEKCYKPDLVSYNTILKGLCKIRNANKAVRLLRMMEEKGFEPNIVAYSTVIDCLCKNKLLKEALDLFSEMKVKGIRPDIVIYSCLIHGICISGQLKEATRFLNEIVDDNISLDVIMYNILIDALCKEMMISEAEGIVGTMIKHNIEPDVVTYNILVDAYCKAGIVSKALNTVDTMRNQGIEPNVVTYSILVDTYGKEGTIFQAVNTVDTMRKLGIEPDVVMYSALINGYCLRNKMDKARRVFQLMIKKGCVPDIHSYNIMINGYCKAKMLDEAMELFREISRTGPIPNTVTYSTLMQGMCQLGRVSTACELLRTMLASGQVLDLVTCSILLDGFCKNGKPKEALNFFQAMRSNGLKLDIVSYNILIDGLYKVGHIEVAKELFHELLVNGLKPSVYTYAIMINGSCKKGLLNEAYRLFRSMGDNDCLPDSCCYNVMVQGFLRDGYTSKATQLLTEMVGKGFSADLCTATLFVDLILQSSKSILI; translated from the coding sequence ATGGGTAAGCTTTATTCTTCATTGTTTCTTCGTTCAATTGTTAATGTTCGAAGTAATCtttctcctttttcttcttctttaaacacCATTGTTACCCACATTCAAGCTTTAAGAAAAAAGTCAACGTCTTCAAGGGGAAATGTTGATGATGCTTTGACTAAGTTTAATATGATGGTTGTGAAGTACCCAAAGCCCTCAATTGTggaattcactaaattattagcaTCCATTGTTAGATCAAAACGTTATGCCATTGTTGTTCCTATGTGTAGCCAAATGGAATTATTAGGAGTTCCCCATAACGTTTATTCATTGAGCATCTTGATAAATTGCTTTTGTCAATTAGGTCAAGTTGAATTAGGGTTATCTGTGCTGGGGAAAATGTTGAAGTTAAATGTTGAACCTGATGTGGTAACTTTTTCTACTTTGATTAATGGACTTTGTAAACAAATGAAGATTTCTCAAGCTGTGAGTTTGTTTGATGAAATGACTGAAAAATGTTATAAACCCGATTTAGTTTCTTACAATACTATACTCAAGGGATTGTGTAAGATTAGGAATGCTAATAAAGCAGTTCGACTTCTAAGGATGATGGAAGAAAAAGGTTTTGAACCGAATATTGTAGCGTATAGTACTGTTATTGATTGTCTTTGTAAGAACAAGTTGTTGAAGGAGGCTCTCGATCTTTTCTCCGAAATGAAAGTTAAGGGTATTAGACCGGATATCGTTATTTATAGTTGCTTAATTCATGGAATCTGTATTTCGGGCCAGTTGAAGGAGGCAACGAGgtttttgaatgaaattgtggATGACAATATTTCACTTGATGTTATCATGTATAACATATTGATCGATGCACTTTGTAAGGAGATGATGATTTCTGAAGCTGAAGGTATTGTTGGTACAATGATAAAGCACAATATTGAACCTGATGTTGTCACGTATAATATATTGGTTGATGCGTATTGTAAGGCTGGGATTGTTTCTAAAGCTTTAAATACCGTTGACACAATGAGAAATCAAGGCATTGAGCCTAATGTTGTTACGTATAGTATATTGGTTGATACTTATGGCAAGGAGGGGACGATTTTCCAAGCTGTAAATACTGTTGATACAATGAGAAAGCTTGGCATTGAACCTGATGTTGTTATGTATAGTGCGTTAATAAACGGTTATTGCTTAAGAAACAAAATGGATAAAGCTAGAAGAGTATTTCAGTTGATGATTAAGAAGGGTTGTGTACCTGATATACATAGTTACAACATCATGATCAACGGATATTGTAAAGCTAAAATGTTAGACGAAGCAATGGAACTCTTTCGTGAAATATCTCGAACAGGACCAATCCCGAATACTGTCACATACAGCACTCTTATGCAAGGTATGTGTCAATTAGGAAGAGTTTCAACTGCGTGTGAACTTTTGAGAACAATGCTTGCTTCTGGACAAGTTCTGGACTTAGTGACTTGTTCGATTTTATTGGATGGTTTTTGCAAAAATGGTAAACCCAAAGAGGCATTGAATTTTTTTCAAGCAATGCGAAGTAACGGGTTGAAACTAGATATTGTATCTTACAATATACTAATTGATGGTTTGTACAAAGTTGGGCATATCGAAGTTGCGAAGGAATTATTTCATGAACTCTTGGTTAATGGTTTAAAACCGAGTGTTTACACATATGCTATAATGATCAATGGATCTTGTAAAAAGGGATTACTAAATGAAGCATACCGGTTGTTTAGGAGCATGGGAGATAATGATTGTTTGCCGGATAGCTGCTGTTATAATGTAATGGTCCAAGGGTTTCTTCGAGACGGCTATACCTCAAAGGCAACACAACTTCTCACGGAAATGGTTGGTAAGGGCTTTTCTGCAGATTTATGCACTGCTACCTTATTTGTTGATCTCATCTTACAATCTAGTAAATCAATTTTGATCTAA